The region GCGCCAAATCACCTCTTATGGAACGGAATTTTGCCGAAAACTGATAGAGGATTTGGCGCCTTTAAATCCTGTAATCGTCAGTGGTTTTGCCTATGGGGTGGATATTGTGGCGCATCAATTGGCAATCGAAAATAATTTGCAGACGATAGGAGTATTGGCGCATGGCTTAAATCAAATCTATCCCAAAACCCATAAAAAATATGTGGCCAAAGTGGAAGCAAACGGCGGTTTTATGACCGAATTTTGGAGTTTGTCTAATCCCGACAAGGAAAATTTTGTTCGTAGAAATAGAATAGTTGCAGGAATGAGCGAAGCGACTATTGTGATCGAGTCGGCAGAAAGAGGCGGCTCTTTGATTACGGCCAACATGGCAAACGATTACAACCGCGATGTTTTTGCCGTTCCGGGCCGCGTAACCGACAAATACAGCCAAGGTTGCAACAACCTGATTAAAACCCAAAAAGCAAACCTGCTCACCAGCGCCGCTGATTTGGTTTACATCCTGAATTGGGATCTGGAAGGGATTGCTTCGGAATCTCGCAATGGTCAAAAACCCGTTCAGAAACAATTGTTTGTCACTCTGGACGAGGACGAGCAAAAAGTGTACGATTATCTGTTGAAAACCGGAAAAGAATTGATGGATGTCATCGCGCTACATTGCGATTTTCCCATCTACAGGATTTCGGGTTTGCTGTTGAACATGGAACTTAAAGGAGTAATCAGACCCTTGCCGGGGAAATTGTTTGAGGCGATTTAAAAAACAAAAACCCTTTCCGTTTTGAGGGGAAAGGGTTGTGAATAAGGTGAATTTAAAAATTAAATTTCGTATCCTAATTTGGTTCTTACTCTTGCCAGAACTCCATTGGCAACTGCTGCGGCTTTTGCGGCACCAATTTTTAGCAAAGCATCTACTTCTTCTAAATTATTAATGTAATAATGGTATTTTTCTCTTTCGGTTTTAAATGTTTGGGTAATTAGTTCAAACAAAGCTTGTTTGGCATGACCATAACCGTAATTTCCGCCCAGATAATTAGCTCTCATAATGGCAATTTGTTCTTCTTTGGCTAATAAAGAATAAATTGCAAAAGCATTACAAGTATCCGGATTTTTAGGATCTTCCAGCGGTGTGCTGTCGGTTTCAATGCTCATCACCTGTTTGCGCAGGGATTTGTCATCCAGAAAAATGTTGATGATATTATTGGCTGATTTACTCATTTTTCCGCCATTGGTTCCCGGAATCAACATGCTGTCATCTTGGATTTTGGCTTCGGGAAGCACAAAAGTTTCTCCCATTTGGTGGTTGAAACGCGAAGCGACATCGCGGGTGATTTCAAGATGTTGCAATTGGTCTTTTCCTACAGGGACAAATTCGGCATCATACAATAAAATATCGGCGGCCATCAACATTGGGTACGAGAATAAACCGGCGTTTACATCGTCCAGTCTATCGGCTTTATCTTTAAAAGAATGTGCCAATGTGAGGCGTTGAAAAGGAAAAAAACAACTCAAATACCAAGATAATTCTGCTGTTTGTGGCACATCGGATTGTCTGTAAAAAACGACTTTGTTCACATCTAATCCAAAAGCAAGCCAAGCTGCAGCAACGCTATAGGTGTTTTCCCTTAGGGTTTTGCCGTTTTTTATTTGCGTAATCGAATGCAAATCGGCTATAAAAAGAAAGGATTCGTTCTCAGAATTATTAGATAATTGGATTGCGGGAATGATTGCTCCCAATAAATTTCCTAAGTGTGGGGTTCCTGTACTTTGAACACCAGTAAGTATTTTTGCCATTATTTTTTAATTAACCGCAAAGTTTGCAAAGTTTTTTCGCAAAGTTCGCAAAGTTTAGTTCGTTCTAACCGCAGAGATTGCAGTGTAATTTT is a window of Flavobacterium acetivorans DNA encoding:
- the dprA gene encoding DNA-processing protein DprA, coding for MKEQDLFFLLALLRVEGVGDIMAKKLLTHCGSAEAVFKTKTAQLAAIDGVGSMLLKNLKDKTVFDKAAKELEFIKLNEIKLAYFQDENYPDRLKHCIDGPVLLFTSGNIDLKNRKIISIVGTRQITSYGTEFCRKLIEDLAPLNPVIVSGFAYGVDIVAHQLAIENNLQTIGVLAHGLNQIYPKTHKKYVAKVEANGGFMTEFWSLSNPDKENFVRRNRIVAGMSEATIVIESAERGGSLITANMANDYNRDVFAVPGRVTDKYSQGCNNLIKTQKANLLTSAADLVYILNWDLEGIASESRNGQKPVQKQLFVTLDEDEQKVYDYLLKTGKELMDVIALHCDFPIYRISGLLLNMELKGVIRPLPGKLFEAI
- the trpS gene encoding tryptophan--tRNA ligase codes for the protein MAKILTGVQSTGTPHLGNLLGAIIPAIQLSNNSENESFLFIADLHSITQIKNGKTLRENTYSVAAAWLAFGLDVNKVVFYRQSDVPQTAELSWYLSCFFPFQRLTLAHSFKDKADRLDDVNAGLFSYPMLMAADILLYDAEFVPVGKDQLQHLEITRDVASRFNHQMGETFVLPEAKIQDDSMLIPGTNGGKMSKSANNIINIFLDDKSLRKQVMSIETDSTPLEDPKNPDTCNAFAIYSLLAKEEQIAIMRANYLGGNYGYGHAKQALFELITQTFKTEREKYHYYINNLEEVDALLKIGAAKAAAVANGVLARVRTKLGYEI